The Thiohalophilus sp. genome has a window encoding:
- a CDS encoding PD-(D/E)XK motif protein, translating into MRIDNHEDPWGGLVQPVEMSTVSGRRVDSELQWNLYWAVDTDGSCLLIFKHATENRPTRKMPNLRGLEIEERKQNNEEHSLLIIRLKENEQREIFYQLCLDIVSATRSARDEKDAIERFLARTWRWHRLLRGGRDERLSDEEQKGLIGELQLMHQHLFPTIGIAASISSWVGPFDAPKDFEIGRICIEAKARRGTATPFVAISTEHQLDTEGLDALFLNVTEITGTSEDDPNGVTVTDICRNIYDIVQDSDPSAIELFEERLLAVGFEWDDNYSDKKWLIGAEHVFKVTEDFPRVTPNMFPSGVTNVRYSISLHECEKFRSDYSHIISILRAN; encoded by the coding sequence ATGAGGATTGATAATCACGAGGACCCATGGGGAGGGTTGGTGCAACCAGTCGAGATGTCGACAGTTAGTGGTCGCCGTGTTGATTCAGAACTCCAGTGGAATCTTTACTGGGCAGTAGATACGGATGGGAGCTGCCTACTAATTTTTAAGCATGCGACAGAAAATCGTCCCACTAGAAAGATGCCAAATCTGCGCGGACTAGAGATTGAGGAACGTAAGCAAAATAACGAAGAGCATTCACTTTTAATTATACGGCTCAAAGAGAATGAGCAGCGAGAGATATTTTACCAGCTTTGTCTCGATATAGTATCTGCGACACGTTCTGCTCGTGATGAAAAAGATGCAATTGAAAGATTTCTTGCTCGTACTTGGCGCTGGCATAGATTACTGCGAGGGGGGCGTGATGAAAGGTTGTCTGATGAAGAGCAAAAAGGTCTTATAGGCGAACTTCAACTTATGCATCAACACCTATTTCCAACAATTGGTATAGCTGCATCAATTAGTTCTTGGGTCGGTCCGTTTGATGCGCCTAAGGATTTCGAAATAGGGCGTATATGTATCGAGGCGAAGGCGCGAAGAGGTACTGCGACACCGTTCGTAGCAATCTCAACGGAACATCAGTTGGATACTGAGGGGCTTGATGCTCTTTTTTTGAATGTCACGGAGATTACAGGCACATCTGAAGATGATCCAAATGGCGTTACAGTTACTGATATTTGTAGAAATATTTACGATATTGTCCAAGATTCAGATCCTTCTGCAATTGAGCTTTTCGAAGAGCGATTGCTGGCTGTAGGTTTCGAATGGGATGATAATTATAGTGACAAAAAATGGCTAATTGGTGCAGAGCATGTGTTTAAAGTTACAGAAGACTTTCCGCGCGTGACGCCAAATATGTTTCCGAGCGGGGTAACAAATGTCCGATATTCTATTTCGCTACATGAGTGTGAAAAATTCCGATCGGATTATTCTCATATTATATCGATATTGAGGGCTAATTAA